A genomic stretch from Arachis duranensis cultivar V14167 unplaced genomic scaffold, aradu.V14167.gnm2.J7QH unplaced_Scaffold_354584, whole genome shotgun sequence includes:
- the LOC127744428 gene encoding peptidyl-prolyl cis-trans isomerase CYP21-4-like: protein MVSEKLKYRIEPLPVSSAHIPFPGMLGVKHEAFMLGTSKGKHTNKGFDLFNSTAPILDLNEKLIVVGRVIKGEDVVQVTEFASHCYGR, encoded by the exons ATGGTGTCGGAGAAATTGAAATATCGGATTGAACCTTTACCGGTGTCCTCTGCTCACATCCCTTTTCCAGGGATGTTAGG TGTGAAACATGAAGCATTCATGCTTGGAACTTCCAAGGGCAAGCACACCAACAAAGGATTTGATCTTTTCAATTCCACTGCACCAATACTAGATCTAAATGAGAAGCTTATTGTGGTTGGGCGAGTCATCAAGGGAGAGGATGTTGTTCAAGTAACTGAATTTGCATCTCATTGTTAT GGACGGTGA